A stretch of the Deltaproteobacteria bacterium genome encodes the following:
- a CDS encoding ATP-binding protein — MNLSRQIRLGFALMLLLMLMVGGLSIYNVYKLNETASNLEGRYDTLYKLFSGPDSNVESDPGFGKEMVEQAIGLIDEQLTYNYTYVLIVVAVALVFGGIITILFPTKITRPILNLVNATKTVKRGDYSYRIKAEGETDEISTLAGSFNEMLQNIEVTHKSNVELIEQTKKFNETLTEKVEEATREIRDQQNELIRAERLATIGEFAARIAHEIKNPLSGISVALELLKSKSKDGDQEQSISEVLNEVKRLDNILKDLLQLSIPKEMDYRKVDPNDIVERSVLLVKSRADQKGVEINLELKCEEECNLDYEKCQQVVMNLLINGIDAVDSCGGKITVETNIVDESLHVRVSDTGQGIPGAVMNKIFDPFYSGKKNGTGLGLPISKKIVESHNGRIEVFSEEGKGTTFTVIIPKKFKDNSEITA; from the coding sequence TTGAATCTTAGCAGGCAAATAAGACTGGGTTTTGCGCTTATGCTTCTGCTTATGCTGATGGTGGGCGGGCTCTCTATATACAACGTGTACAAATTAAACGAGACGGCTTCGAATCTGGAGGGCCGTTATGACACATTGTATAAACTTTTTTCCGGTCCGGACAGTAATGTTGAATCCGACCCCGGGTTCGGCAAGGAGATGGTAGAACAGGCGATTGGATTAATCGATGAGCAGCTTACATATAATTATACTTATGTGCTGATCGTAGTCGCGGTGGCCCTTGTATTCGGCGGCATCATTACAATCCTTTTTCCTACAAAAATCACAAGACCTATACTGAATCTCGTAAACGCCACGAAAACCGTCAAGAGGGGAGACTACTCTTACAGGATTAAGGCCGAAGGGGAAACCGATGAAATTTCCACACTTGCGGGCTCGTTTAATGAAATGCTTCAAAACATAGAGGTTACTCACAAAAGCAACGTAGAGCTGATCGAGCAGACAAAGAAATTTAACGAAACGCTCACGGAAAAGGTGGAAGAGGCGACGCGCGAAATCAGGGACCAGCAAAACGAGCTTATAAGAGCCGAAAGGCTGGCGACAATCGGGGAATTCGCGGCAAGGATCGCCCATGAAATTAAGAACCCTCTTTCAGGGATAAGCGTTGCCCTGGAGTTGCTGAAAAGTAAATCGAAAGACGGTGATCAGGAGCAGTCCATATCGGAAGTGTTGAACGAGGTCAAAAGGCTCGACAATATCTTAAAGGACCTGCTTCAGCTTTCGATTCCCAAAGAGATGGATTACAGAAAGGTAGACCCTAACGATATAGTTGAGAGATCGGTTCTATTGGTAAAATCGAGAGCCGACCAAAAGGGAGTCGAAATTAACCTGGAATTGAAATGTGAGGAAGAGTGCAACCTCGACTATGAGAAATGTCAGCAGGTCGTGATGAATTTATTGATTAACGGTATAGATGCCGTTGACTCATGTGGCGGTAAAATTACCGTCGAAACGAATATAGTTGACGAGTCTCTCCATGTAAGGGTTTCCGATACCGGTCAAGGCATTCCCGGAGCGGTGATGAATAAAATATTTGATCCCTTTTATTCGGGCAAGAAGAACGGGACAGGTCTCGGTCTTCCGATTTCAAAGAAGATTGTCG